The DNA segment CCGAAAGCTAAAGGACGATACTTTGGCGATGGTGAGCAATGCAGCAAGAGACTTACCGGCGCATGCTACGGGGATAGACCTGAGTAAAAAGGTTTTGCAGCACATGGCCGGAATTGCCGATAACCCTTACGAATTAACCCTTGATCTGATTAAAAAGGATATTCATCAGTTATTTTAATTATGGAAGATAAAAAGTTTACGACTACCTCTGGTATCGAAATTAAAGAAATATATACGAGTGCCAGACCCATTACAGAGTTACCAGGTGAATTTCCCTATACCAGGGGGATTCAAAAGGATATGTACAGAGGCCGTTTATGGACGATGCGTCAGTATGCGGGTTTTTCTACCGCAGAGGAATCCAATAAGCGTTACCATTATTTACTGAAGCAGGGAACAATGGGCTTATCGGTTGCATTTGACCTTCCAACACAGATCGGATACGACTCCGATCATGAAATGTCCGAGGGTGAGGTCGGGAAAGTTGGGGTAGCGATCGATTCTTTAAAAGACATCGAAATATTATTTGATGGCATAGAACTTCAAAAGATCACCACATCGATGACGATCAATGCGACTGCATCCATCTTATTGGCAATGTATATTGCGCTGGCCAGAAAGCAGGGTGCAGACATCAGGCAGATTTCCGGTACGATCCAAAATGATATCCTGAAGGAATATGCAGCAAGAGGAACGTATATCTATCCCCCAAAGGCCTCGATGAGGATCATCACCGATATTTTTGAATACTGCAGTAAGGAGGTTCCAAAATGGAACACGATTTCTATTTCCGGATACCATATCCGGGAAGCAGGTTCTACAGCAGTACAGGAGCTGGCATTTACGCTGGCAAATGGAAAGGCTTATTTAAATGCAGCCTTGGAAAAAGGGCTGGACATCAATGTTTTCGCAAAACGTCTGTCGTTCTTCTTTAATTGTCATAATAATTTCTTTGAAGAGATTGCTAAATTCAGGGCAGCAAGAAGGATGTGGGCGAAAATTACTAAAGATTTAGGAGCTACTGATGAGAAGGCGCAGATGTTGCGTTTTCATACACAGACAGGTGGATCAACATTGACGGCACAACAACCGCTGAACAATGTGATCCGTGTAAGTAATCAGGCGATGGCTGCTGTGCTTGGGGGAACCCAGTCCTTACATACCAACGGTTATGATGAAGCATTGTCCTTACCTACAGAAGCAGCGGCAAAAATAGCGTTGCGTACACAACAGGTGATCGCCTTTGAAAGTGGGGTAACGGATACGGTTGATCCGCTTGCCGGATCTTATTTTGTGGAAAACCTGACGGATGAAATTGAAGCTGCCGCGCAGGTGTATATTGATAAGATCGATGCGATGGGTGGTTCTGTAAATGCGATTGAAAACGGGTATATTCAGAATGAGATTGGAGATGCTGCTTACCAGTATCAGGTGGAGATCGAAGCGGGCACAAGGGTGATCGTCGGTGTGAATAAATTTACCCAGGAACAGGAGGGAATCAATGATGTTTTTACCATTGATGAATCCATCCGGACGATACAAACCGATAAGCTGAATAAGCTGAAATCAGAGCGGGATAATGTGGCTGTGGAAAAAGCTTTAAGCGATTTAAAAATTGCTGCCGCCGGGACAGAAAACCTGATGCCCTATATTCTGGTCGCCGTAGAGGCTTATGCCAGCCTTGGAGAGGTTGCTGATGTAATGCGTAGCGTTTTTGGAGAGTATTAAAAAGAATGTTAAAAAATAGTTATCCACATAATAAATTCAGGTTAACTATGGTATGCTACTGATGTTTAAGTACTTGCCAAATAAATTAAAATTAAGTTTTTTTTGTTGATAATTTTTTGAATATTCGATCTCTCGAAACAGCACACATTTTGTGTTGTTCTCGTCGCAATCAACCAACAAATTGTATTATGACAATGGAAAAAACTTGTACCGAAGTATGGAAAAACTGTCTCCAAATCATAAAGGATAATATACCGAATCAAAGTTTCAAAACCTGGTTCGAGCCAATATCCGCTCTCAAGTTGGATGGCAAAGTTTTAACAATACAGGTGCCTAGTTTATTTTTCTATGAATGGCTGGAAGAACACTATGTTGGTTTGTTGCGAAAGACGGTAAAAAAGCAGTTGGGGGATGAGGGAAGGTTGGAATATAATATCGTGGTGGATAAGTCTTCAAATACCGGTTCCCCTTATACAACCAATATTCCCAGTAACGGAAATGGGGCAGCGGCAAAACTTCAGTCCATGCCAATTCCGGTGTCCATAAATAAAGACATTAAAAACCCCTTCATCATTCCCGGATTAAAGAAACTCAATGTTGATCCTCAGCTGAATTCCAACTATACTTTTGAAAATTATATTGAAGGAGATTGTAACCGCCTTGCGCGCTCTGCGGGCTATGCTGTTGCCGCTAAACCCGGTGGGACATCCTTTAATCCGCTGATGATTTACGGAGGCGTAGGCTTAGGTAAAACGCATCTTGCACAGGCGATTGGAAATGAGATCAAAAGAAACATGCCTGATAAACTGGTCATCTATGTTTCCTGCGAAAAATTCTGCCAGCAGTTTGTCGATTCCCTGAAAAATAATACCATTAATGATTTTGTTAACTTTTATCAGGCAATGGATGTGATCATCATGGATGATGTTCATAATTTCGCAGGTAAAGAAAAGACTCAGGATATATTTTTCCATATTTTTAACCATTTACACCAATCTGGTAAACAGGTGATTTTATCTTCTGATAAAGCGCCAAAGGACCTTGCTGGATTGGAGGAGCGCTTATTGAGCCGTTTTAAATGGGGTTTATCCGCAGACCTGCAGATTCCGGATTTAGAAACAAGAATTGCCATCCTGAGAAAGAAAATGTATGCAGATGGGATTGAGCTGCCTAATGAGGTGGTTGAATATGTAGCTCATAATATTGATAATAATGTGCGTGAACTGGAAGGAGCGATGGTTTCCCTATTGGCTCAATCTACGTTAAACAAGAAAGATATAGATTTGAATCTGGCCAAACAGATGTTAAAAAACTTCATCAAGAATACCTCCAAAGAGATTTCAATGGAATACATCCAAAAGCTGGTTTGCGAGTATTTCGAAGTTCCTGTAGACATGGTGAAATCACCCACACGGAAACGTGAGATCGTTCAGGCCCGGCAAATCTCGATGTACCTCTCAAAAAGCCATACCAAATCATCCTTAAAAACGATTGGTGCCTTTTTTGGAGGAAGAGATCACTCTACCGTTATCTATGCCTGCCAGACGGTGGAAGATCTGATTGATACCGATAAAAAATTTAAAGGCTACGTTCACGACATTCAAAAGAAATTGAAAATGACTTAGGAATCCTTGGATCATTAAACAAAAAGACCGGATAAGCATTGCTTACCCGGTCTTTTTGTTTTGAACAGAAACTTATTGAATGGCTTCCAGCTTCAGTAATCCGTAGAACAAAGCGGAAGCGTGTAAAGATTGGTCAATTTTATTCTCCAGGAGCAGTTGTTTGACTGCTGCAATGCTGTATTTTTCTACATTCAGAATTTCATGTTCGTCCAAATGTTGTTCCTGTGTTTTAATACCGCCGGTTAACAGGTAAGTATATGTGACGTTGTTTGCTGTTGCCGGATTGGGATAAAGCGTGGCAAGAAGTGTTATCGTTTGAAAAGAATAGCCTGTTTCTTCTAATAGTTCCCTTCGGACTGCATCTTCAGGTTTTTCATCACCATCGATCACTCCGCCTGGAATTTCAAGAGAAATGATGTCTCCCGCATGGCGATATTGACGCACCATAATGATCTCATTGTCTTCGGTCAGCGCGACTGCATTTACCCAATTTGGATATTCCAGGACAAAATAATCATCTTTTACAATTCCATTTTGAAGGTCACAGGTATCTACGCGTAAGGTGGCCCATTGTTCTTTCACCAGGTATCTGGAAGAAAGTTTTTGCCATTTTAGTATTTCCATGTTAGGAGTTAAGATATTGCTGAACCTTTTTCTGACGGTCCAGATTGGTCATGCTCACGATGCGATGTTTTACTTCGAGCGTTTGATAAATCAGGTTAAGTTTTTCTGCCAGAGCCTCGTTTTTATCCGAAGGCTGGGAAGGATCAAATTCTGCATATAGGAACTGACTCAGCATTTCCAGCTTTTCTGCCGGAAATGCTAAATCTGTAAGTGATGCTTCAAACCCATCATTCTGTTTTGAAAATAGCTGCTCCTCTGTGATTCCAAATTCTTTTAGTAAAGATTCACGGAATAAGTCTTCTGCTTCCTCTAGTTTTCCTTCCAGCTTTAGCCCCATAATACGGGCCAGTACCTGAGCTAGTTTTTGAATTTCTGCTGTGATTAAGTCTTTTCTATACATATGATTTACCAGCTACCACTACTACCACCACCACCAAAACTACCGCCGCCGAAGCCACCAAAGCCTCCGCCGCCACTGCTGCTGCCACCACCCCAGCTACTGCCCCCGCCGGAACTTCTTCCTCCGCCAAGTAGCATACTCCAGAAAAGTGCATCTGCAACACCGCGACCGCCGATCACCTGGCCACCACCTCCTCCGCCGCCACCTCTTTTGAGGATAATGATGACGACAACGACAATGATGATAATAATTAATATTCCTGAAGCTCCGCCTCCGGAATCGCTATTTTTCGGTTTGTCATTCTTGTATTCTCCTTTTGTGTAGCGAATGATGGCATCCGTACCTGCTTCAAGCCCTCCGTAGTAGTCGCCGGTTTTGAAATGAGGTTTAATGTCATTGTCTATGATTCTTCTTGCGTATAAATCAGGAAGAACGCCTTCAACACCATATCCGGTTTGAATAGAGATCTTTCTGTCTCCTAAAGCAACTACAATCAATACCCCATTATTTTTACCCTTGCTTCCAACGCCCCATTTTCTACCCAACTCAAGTGCATATTCACCGATGTCGTAATCGCCAACTGATTTCAGGATGGCGATCGCGATCTGTGTAGAACTGGAGTCGTCAAAAGCAACCAGTTTTTGTTCTAATTGCTGAAGCTGACTGGCGCTTAGTGTGCCGGTATAATCATTTACAAGTTTGTTGGGTTTTTCAGGAAAGTCCTGCGCAAATCCAATGGTAGAAATTAAAATAAAGAGAAAAGCGATGATGGATTGTTTCATGGCTTTGCCGCTTTATATTGGTCCATAAAAATGATGTCATTGGGTAGTTCATTGATGTCGCCACTTTGAAAAGGGAAGAATGATGCTAATTTTTCACCAGCCAGGACGATACCTGCGATGATTCCCTGAACGAGATTTCCACCTGAAAAATGCGCTTTCATGGCCACCTTTGTTGTTTCCCAGAAATCATCAGGGACGACTTTATTGATGCCACTATCTCCAATGATGGCAAACTTATGGTCCATATAGGCGAGGTAGATCAGCACTCCGTTATGCTTAACTGTTTTTTCCATTCCCAGTTTTGAGAAATAGGAGGTCGCTTTTTCAAATGCGTCACCTTCGCAGTGTTTGTCTACTGCAATTCTAATCTCGCCGGAAGTTGCTTTTTCAGCTTCTGAAATTGCGTTGGCGATTAATTCTTGTTCTTGTTCTGTGAATATTCCCATGATAGGATTACTTGATAAAGATAAGGGTAATACATGTTGTTATTTAAACACGCATTACCCTTAAATGTTGTTATGGTCTACTAGAATTCTACTTTTGGAGCCTTTTCTGAGCCAGCTTCAGCTTTGAAACCTGCTTTTTGACTAAAGCCAAACAAACCGGCAGTGATGTTATTCGGGAAAGACCTCACTTTAGTGTTGTATACCTGTACTGATTCGTTGAAATCTTTACGAGCCACTCCAATTCTGTTTTCTGTTCCCGCAAGTTCTGCAGAAACATCTCTGAATTGCTCTGTAGCTTTTAATTCAGGATAGTTCTCAGTCACCATTAGCAAACGTCCCAATGCCTGACTTACCTGTCCTTGTGCAGCCTGATATTTTTCGATATTCTCAGGCGTCAATTTATCAGGGTCAATGGTTACCTGTGTTGCTTTAGCACGTGCTTCTGTAACCTGAGTTAAAGTAGACTGTTCGAATTTCGCAGCACCTTTTACTGTATTTACCAGATTAGGAATTAAATCTGCACGTCTTTGATATTGGGTTTCCACCTGATTCCATTTTGCTTTAACATCTTCATCTAATTTCACTAAACCATTATATCCGCATCCACTGATGGCTACAAATACGACTAAGATGGCAACTATTGCTAATACTGTTTTTTTCATAATTTCTGTTTTTAATTGAACTGAAGTTCGCACGTCGCTTATTTCAGTTTTTAAGTTCTGTTTTTCTAAGTGTTAATTTACACATTAGAACTCAATTTCCGTTCCTTTGTTACGAATACCGATAAAAACATGACAGGTTTTTGCAAAAAGGCACAAAAAAGCAGCTTATTTGTGATAAACAGCCCTTTTGTCAGTTATCAAAGGACCTGATGAGCAGCAGATGTCCAAACAAAAAAAGGATCCAGACAACGTCTGAATCCTTTTTGTCCATGCTTCGTTTGGTGCTAATTACAATCGAGGCATCTCCATTCTACGATACCATCGCCGGAACCGAAGCGCCACATGGTATATTTTTCAATATCAATAAGGAAATTAAGTCCATTTTGTCTGGCATTGACTGTACAGCAGTTGTCTTCACAGTCGTCATCAGAACACCTGTCGTAGACTTTAGCATCAATCGTCTTGTTTCCTTGTCTGATTCTAAGTGTTTTTAGTTTGTATTTGGCTGCATCTTTAGAGTGGATAGAGATGATGTTGTTGGCTTTTACCCAGCTTTCCGGTTTAACTCCGGATACAAAGGCGAATTGTCCGGCCCAAAGGCAACCGTTGTACTCTATACATTCCGGGCTTCCTGGATCAGGATAAGATTCGTAATTGGTAAGATTCGCTTTGTTCCATACTTCCGTTGTGGCAGACACATTTGAGCTCGCGGTCTTTTGTGCGGCTGCTTCCGGTGTTTCAGGGCCTGTAGGATCCGTGTTTTGTTTACATGATGTTGCCAGAAACATTGCTGTCATGACGATGAAAAGCATCTTTGCCTTTACATAGATTTGGTTTTTGTAAGTTTTCATAAATTTTGTTTTGGGATGATTAATTCTATGCTTATTATTTATTTAGCACTTTTAATAAACATATTTAAATATACCAATAATTCAGTTTCATGAATCCTGTTTGCCTCCCGGTAGTTTTGGTAAGTTCTTTTAAATCAGCTTGGTTATCGTTCCTTAAAATGAAACTTTTTCAATAAAGATGAGGTCGGATTTAGAGGTCTTGTTTTGAGGGGTAAACCGGGGAAATGGCTTGTAAAAATGGTGTTACACAATGGGATGGCCGATTTTTGAAATCAATTCGGGCTCCGATGATTTGAAGCATCCTCAAATGTTTCTTCGGTAAATTTGGTTTTTTAAAATTTGAAACAGCCGATTTTCAGGCTAATATGAGAGGTATTTATGC comes from the Pedobacter sp. FW305-3-2-15-E-R2A2 genome and includes:
- a CDS encoding methylmalonyl-CoA mutase family protein, whose translation is MEDKKFTTTSGIEIKEIYTSARPITELPGEFPYTRGIQKDMYRGRLWTMRQYAGFSTAEESNKRYHYLLKQGTMGLSVAFDLPTQIGYDSDHEMSEGEVGKVGVAIDSLKDIEILFDGIELQKITTSMTINATASILLAMYIALARKQGADIRQISGTIQNDILKEYAARGTYIYPPKASMRIITDIFEYCSKEVPKWNTISISGYHIREAGSTAVQELAFTLANGKAYLNAALEKGLDINVFAKRLSFFFNCHNNFFEEIAKFRAARRMWAKITKDLGATDEKAQMLRFHTQTGGSTLTAQQPLNNVIRVSNQAMAAVLGGTQSLHTNGYDEALSLPTEAAAKIALRTQQVIAFESGVTDTVDPLAGSYFVENLTDEIEAAAQVYIDKIDAMGGSVNAIENGYIQNEIGDAAYQYQVEIEAGTRVIVGVNKFTQEQEGINDVFTIDESIRTIQTDKLNKLKSERDNVAVEKALSDLKIAAAGTENLMPYILVAVEAYASLGEVADVMRSVFGEY
- the dnaA gene encoding chromosomal replication initiator protein DnaA → MEKTCTEVWKNCLQIIKDNIPNQSFKTWFEPISALKLDGKVLTIQVPSLFFYEWLEEHYVGLLRKTVKKQLGDEGRLEYNIVVDKSSNTGSPYTTNIPSNGNGAAAKLQSMPIPVSINKDIKNPFIIPGLKKLNVDPQLNSNYTFENYIEGDCNRLARSAGYAVAAKPGGTSFNPLMIYGGVGLGKTHLAQAIGNEIKRNMPDKLVIYVSCEKFCQQFVDSLKNNTINDFVNFYQAMDVIIMDDVHNFAGKEKTQDIFFHIFNHLHQSGKQVILSSDKAPKDLAGLEERLLSRFKWGLSADLQIPDLETRIAILRKKMYADGIELPNEVVEYVAHNIDNNVRELEGAMVSLLAQSTLNKKDIDLNLAKQMLKNFIKNTSKEISMEYIQKLVCEYFEVPVDMVKSPTRKREIVQARQISMYLSKSHTKSSLKTIGAFFGGRDHSTVIYACQTVEDLIDTDKKFKGYVHDIQKKLKMT
- a CDS encoding NUDIX hydrolase is translated as MEILKWQKLSSRYLVKEQWATLRVDTCDLQNGIVKDDYFVLEYPNWVNAVALTEDNEIIMVRQYRHAGDIISLEIPGGVIDGDEKPEDAVRRELLEETGYSFQTITLLATLYPNPATANNVTYTYLLTGGIKTQEQHLDEHEILNVEKYSIAAVKQLLLENKIDQSLHASALFYGLLKLEAIQ
- a CDS encoding TPM domain-containing protein, encoding MKQSIIAFLFILISTIGFAQDFPEKPNKLVNDYTGTLSASQLQQLEQKLVAFDDSSSTQIAIAILKSVGDYDIGEYALELGRKWGVGSKGKNNGVLIVVALGDRKISIQTGYGVEGVLPDLYARRIIDNDIKPHFKTGDYYGGLEAGTDAIIRYTKGEYKNDKPKNSDSGGGASGILIIIIIVVVVIIILKRGGGGGGGGQVIGGRGVADALFWSMLLGGGRSSGGGSSWGGGSSSGGGGFGGFGGGSFGGGGSSGSW
- a CDS encoding TPM domain-containing protein, coding for MGIFTEQEQELIANAISEAEKATSGEIRIAVDKHCEGDAFEKATSYFSKLGMEKTVKHNGVLIYLAYMDHKFAIIGDSGINKVVPDDFWETTKVAMKAHFSGGNLVQGIIAGIVLAGEKLASFFPFQSGDINELPNDIIFMDQYKAAKP
- a CDS encoding LemA family protein, with the protein product MKKTVLAIVAILVVFVAISGCGYNGLVKLDEDVKAKWNQVETQYQRRADLIPNLVNTVKGAAKFEQSTLTQVTEARAKATQVTIDPDKLTPENIEKYQAAQGQVSQALGRLLMVTENYPELKATEQFRDVSAELAGTENRIGVARKDFNESVQVYNTKVRSFPNNITAGLFGFSQKAGFKAEAGSEKAPKVEF